The following nucleotide sequence is from Aneurinibacillus soli.
TTGCTGTACTTTTCATGGCACATTCATTTTTATAATCAACTGTTCGAACTGGTTACAGCAAAAAAGCCCCCTGTATAGGCGGCTTTTTTGCTGTATTTATAACCTACTCTCCTGAAAGTGACTCTTGTCCTACTTTTAAAACACCCGCCTGATTTACGATATCATGCAGCCTTTTTCTCGCTTCTTCAATGTCCATCTCAAGTTGGATAAGAAGATTCAATACACTATCCATGTTGGCTTGCTTTTTGAGCATAGAGAAAACAACTGGCCTCTCATGCTTAAGAACAGTCATGACTTCTACTGTTGCAAGCACTCCGTTAGACGTTTTGCTTCGTAAAAATAACTTTAGAAAATTCCTGAAAATAACTAAGTGTTCCGACTTATCCGGGTACTTCTCTAGCAATAGAAAAAATTCTCCTACCGCTCTTCCAAGACCCCATCCCTCACTTCTCATAACTTTCTCCCCCTGGTGACTGGTAGGCATAACTAAAAGTAGAAGCCCTTTTAGCTTTGCATCATTACCTTTCTAGCCAGTTTCCCTTTTTCAATAGGAATATATTAGCACAAAATACAAAGTGGAAATAGGTGTAATATCATGCAAACATTGCATTACATAATTTCAGTCAGCTTTTATCGGCTCTTTTTATGATCTCTTTCACTTTTTGCTTGTGTGTTCTATTGTGTTGGACTTTTAATTCTCAGGAAGCGAGATCACACCTCTTTCTCGCTTCTACTTTTTTATTACAAGTAAGGAATTTTAGAATCGAAAACCTTCATTTCTTAGGAACCCCGCGGTATATTATGCGGGGAGGGATGTTTAGCTACTAATGTGGTGGCACGTGTAATTTCGCACAAAATGTTTGTAAGGGATTGTTTGTTGAAGAATTCTGCCTTGATGAAGGCAAGTCCTAACTCTTTGGATGCGTATCGCGGCGGGAGAGAGTTGAGCGTTAAGGCATATACATCTCTTTTACAAATGTCGCACTTACAGGGCATCTCTATATGGCCCCATTGCTCCTCTAATGTTTGTAAGACGAGCTCTTCCATTACATTCACTACTTTCATGGTAGTCTCCCCCTCTTTTCCTTAGCCACACAAGCCTTTACAACAAGCCTTTACTATGATCTATTTCATAATTATTATTTTATTGTATATATTATACAGCGAAATATGCAGTTATATAAGACTAGCTATGAGTGAATATTTATACTTTTTCGCAATTATTTTGACCTAGTTATGATATCCAACCAACAGCATAAACTCAGAAATCGTGAAGCCAAGATTCGTCGCAATAAACGCGAAAATACCTGTAAGAAAAGGGATGATCTTCTGTAAATAGAATTCTATACGAATATAAAATCACTAAGGAACCATACAATAAAATTATGGATTTTACACCTTCTGAGTATTCAGTTTGTTCTTTATCATTCAAAATGTAAGGAAGGATAATGATGAAAAAGTTGTTCCACCACTTCTCTCATCCATTTATAAAACACAAAAAAACCAATCCTTTATCGCAAGTGAAAAGCTTTCAAATTTATTATGGGCATGTAGATGCTCAAGCCCTAAATGTACTGAAAACTGTTGATCTGGTAATCATCGAACCAAGAAATATCGACTTTCATTTCGTACAACAGATTCGTGCTTCGGGGACGTTGGTGTTTGGGTATCTGAGCATTATGGAGACTCCCACATGGAATCGTGATCGATTCGATCTATTGGATGGTTCGGATTTTTTAATGATAGAAGGAGAGAAAATGCATTTTCCAGCGTGGAACTCCTATTTGATGGATCTACGTAAGATTCATTATCAAGGACTTCTGCTACAAGAAATGAAAACCCAAATCATTCAAAAGAATATGGATGGCATTTTCCTAGATACAATAGGCGATATAGAAGAATACATCCGGAAAGGTTCGATACAGCAAGAGATGAATCAGGCGTATCTTAACCTACTTGCCAAGATCGGTACTATTCACCCTCATTTATCCTTAATTCAAAATCGCGGATTTGCTTTGTTACAAGGAACGAAGCACTTTCTGGACGGCTTTCTTTGGGAGGATTGGCGTAGTGAGTTAGCTAATCAGGATGAATGGTTCAAAAAAAAGCTGCAGCTCATCAAGAAGTATCAAAAAAAAGGGCTGAAAATCTTCACGGTCTCTTCCATTCAAGAACACGTTCATACGCAAGCCGCAAAGGAAAGAAGTTTTGTTCATCTGGTACGTCCTGACGGATACAATACGCTTTAGCCATATTGATCCACTCAAAATTTTTAGGTCTCGTGCGTGTTACGCATCGAGACCTAATGGATGAATCGTTGTTAGATTGAGGGTTATCTTCTAGAGATTGCCTCCGTGTAGACAAAGCACGTTTCGCACGACTTGCCATGTGCTTGACAATTGTTTTGATTGACTTCCCAACAATTTTTTTCCGTTTGCTGAAATGCAGGGCACGTTGCGCAAATCTCGGAAGGGGTGCAACACATTTCCCAGCAGGGACCAAGCGAATGATTTACATTACGCAAACTGTTCCGCTTTCTTTGTAACCAACGGTCGAACGCATCTACAACCGCTGGGTCTAGTTGCGAGCCTGTCGAGGATTTTAGCAGTTCTAACGCTTTATCAAAAGGCAGTGCTGTACGATATTTCCGGCTGTTCATCTTCGCCAAAAAGACCTGGACAACTGCTATAATGCGAGCGCCGAGTGGAATCTGCTGACCTCTCAGGCCTGCTGGGTAGCCATTGCCATCCATTCGTTCGTGGTGATAACGAATGTAGCTTGCGACAGTTTTGTTGCCGATTAGCATCTCGATGATATCCGCCCCAACTTCCGCGTGAAGCTTCATCTTCTCGTATTCGATCTCCGAGAATTTCCCTTCCTTCAGATAGATTTCTTCCGATAAGCCAAGCACACCAATATTACTAAGGTATGCAGCGAGTGAGATGTCTTGCTTCTCGCGAGGAGAAAGGCCCATCTCTTGTGCAATGACAATCGAATAGCGACTCATGAGTTCAGAGTAGCCAACTGTATAAGGACTTAAGTTGTCAATTGTACGAGATAGCAATTTTAGCAGTTCTACATACGAGGTGGTCATTGGTTTGATATTGTTTTGGGTCTGTAGTAATTTAGCTATTTGCTTGGACAACGTACGGAGCGATATCATCATTTGCTCGTCTGACAACCCTGACCCATCTTGATCATGAACGCGGCAAACAATGAGTCCTTCTCTCCCGCCTTCGATGAACTTGCTAATTAAGAGCATTTTCGCACTTCGATCCTGCAGTAGTAAAGCGAGTTTTGAATGAGGAGTGTCCCCTTTATGAATGACAGCCGCCTCACGATTATCGAGCGCCATCCACAATTGGGAACACAGCTCTTTGTCGTGGATGATCGTCTGCTGCATCTCAAAGGACCAGCCAATCAATGCCGGTACTTGAAAGCCCCCCGTTTGCTGAATCAAGAGGAAACAATCCGGAATCCCTAAGGCACTGGCGAACATCCCCAATGTCTTTTGGATAATTGACTCCGAATCTAATGCCATGGAACTGATTGAGCGTAGCGCATGCTCACTTGTAACCACAACGTCGGTTTTCATCTTCAGAACGTCAGTCTCAATCAAACTTTCAAGCATCTGTGGAAGCAAATCAGTAACAAATTCTAGCTTAGATCGAATCGCCTTAGGTAGACGTGAGATAGGACCAATACGAATCAATCCCCTTTCACCACGAATAGGAATCAAGAGTAACGGCACTTCCCCCTCTTTGATCAAATCAATGCCCTGTCTAGTAGCATTGGGTGAAAGGCTGAGCGGAGGCTGGTATACCTCTTTTTCATAGGAAGCGAGCCCACTATAGGAAGGGGCTACTTGATCCTTGTCACCGTGACGTTGGCGCACCGCCTTGAGTAAGTACTTATTTTGCTTGTTATCCAATATATAAAACGAGTAGCCATGTGCATCCACAATGGTGCTGTAGATCTCCAGTATGATATTTAAATTGCTCTCTAGCTCTGTAGATGTTTTCACATGACGTAAAAGCCGGGTTACATGTTCTAACTGTTCAACATGCCTTTTTTTCGCACGCATTTGACTCATAAACAGTACCAGAAACAAGACGATGAGAGCACCGGCTCCAAGCAAAAACACTGCTAAATAGGGTTGAACCAAAGTATCTAAATGAGACAACATCTTTTGTGACCTCCTTTCTTACGTTAATGTTCCTCGTTTTTTGCTACTGGAATTTCAGCAAGATGAGGTTTAGTGTCCAAATGCTGCTGGATTGCTATATGCTGGGCAATTTGCTTAAGCTTGTTTTGTAAAACTGAGATCTGGATCGATTGATATAAGACCACCAACAATAAAATTAAAGTCGAAAACAAAAACAACAGCGATGGAGGATAGCTAACCCCGAGCCTACTAGCTAGCCAGTCAACCAGTTCGGGATTGGCAGATACGATCAATATAGCCACCGCACCTGACAACCACGTAATCACGTTCCATTCACTAATCTTTTTCTTCAAAAGCAAATAGAAGACCGCTAACAAAAACGAACAACCGCATCCTACTAGAAACAATTTGAGCACGTTATTCATGATACGACACCTTTTTCGTCAGTTTGAATTGAATAAGGACAGTCATAATACTGAGCGAGACCTTCATGATGTATAACAGGGGCTTAATTCCTGCATGCATGCTAACGCCCACTTCTCGCATCCTCATATGGGCAGGAATCTCTCGAATTCGATATTCAAGTAGAATCATTTGGATAAGGATATCTGCATCAGGAAAATCTGCCGGAAAACGGTCGCTTACCGAATAATAGTGAAAAACCGATTGGGAGATGCCTCGAAGACCTGACGTAGGATCGCTAATTTTTACGCCAGTCAAAGTTTTGATCAGCCAGTGAAAAAAGCAAACGCCAAACTTTTTTATCGGTCCAATTTTGAACGTTGAGCCTCCTTCTAGATAACGTGACCCCATAACGATGTCAACATCTCTTCGTTCTAATTCCTGCATGATAGGCTTTAAATCTTCTGGATTATGTTGATCATCAGCGTCGAATTGTAATATAAATTCATATCCTTTCGCCGTTGCATATTTGTATCCGGTTTGCAAGGCTGCACCGTACCCTAAGTTGTAAGGATGAGAGATTACTTTTACGGGATAGGTACTAGCAGCCATCGCTGTACGATCCCTTGAACCGTCATCGACGACTAAAATGTCAGCCTTTAACTTCATAGCCAGTAATCCCTGCAAAACTTTGCCGATGTTCTGCTCTTCGTTAAAAGAAGGAATGACGATTAGGAAGCGGTTCATACTCAGCACCTACTTTCATATATTTTCGAAGGTCACGATAGGCAAACAGCATTATCCCAGACGCGTTGACAAGAGCTCCACATGCAGCTCCATACCCCAGGCCTGCTGCTCCTATGTGAAAAGTAAGCAGTTGATCACAAACGACATTGACGAGCAATGCAATGAAACTGATTATGGTTGGAGCTATCATTCGTTCCACAGCCATGAAATACCGCATCCCCACAGCAGACAACGCTTGCGAGACGATTGCAAGCGAGTAACCCGCCAAAATGTTTGATGTAATTTGAACGGAATGCTGATCAAACGAACCATGTTGAAACAACAATGAGATTAAAGGAATTCTTCCTAAGAAAAAGATCACGGTCACAGGGACAGTGATGATTAAGGTCATTTTTACTGCGCTGTTCATCGCAGCACTCGCAAGCTTAAGATTGTTCTCACCCACCGCTTTTGAAATCGAAGGAAGAAGAACCGTAGTAAGAGCCGCTACAAACACCCAGTTGGGGAATTGCGCCAAACGGAAGGCATAATTGAGTCCGGCAATCGTCCCGCTTTCCATCTTCGATGCGATATTTCGTTCGACAGCAAGAACCAATTGTGTGCTAAGCAAAATCATCAAATACGGGACAAACGTTCGCAACACACGTATAAAGTCATCTTGTATGCAAAATGCTAACTGCCATATGTTTTTATCGTATCGATACCAACGAACTTGATCGTCACCTTTTCTGTGCAGTCCCAACCAGACGAGCATGACCATACTGCAAACGCCGATGAAAATCCCGA
It contains:
- a CDS encoding glycosyltransferase family 2 protein — its product is MNRFLIVIPSFNEEQNIGKVLQGLLAMKLKADILVVDDGSRDRTAMAASTYPVKVISHPYNLGYGAALQTGYKYATAKGYEFILQFDADDQHNPEDLKPIMQELERRDVDIVMGSRYLEGGSTFKIGPIKKFGVCFFHWLIKTLTGVKISDPTSGLRGISQSVFHYYSVSDRFPADFPDADILIQMILLEYRIREIPAHMRMREVGVSMHAGIKPLLYIMKVSLSIMTVLIQFKLTKKVSYHE
- a CDS encoding endo alpha-1,4 polygalactosaminidase, coding for MMKKLFHHFSHPFIKHKKTNPLSQVKSFQIYYGHVDAQALNVLKTVDLVIIEPRNIDFHFVQQIRASGTLVFGYLSIMETPTWNRDRFDLLDGSDFLMIEGEKMHFPAWNSYLMDLRKIHYQGLLLQEMKTQIIQKNMDGIFLDTIGDIEEYIRKGSIQQEMNQAYLNLLAKIGTIHPHLSLIQNRGFALLQGTKHFLDGFLWEDWRSELANQDEWFKKKLQLIKKYQKKGLKIFTVSSIQEHVHTQAAKERSFVHLVRPDGYNTL
- the murJ gene encoding murein biosynthesis integral membrane protein MurJ, producing the protein MVRIREWFSKLISFGGMGTNGVALINLLLAIVAFGKDLMQATYFGTSPSADALTLAFFIPDTVGNNLLASAIGVACVPMFCKLLVQRETKRLQLLFIRVTVYTFLFSGGCFLLFYLFQNPLLHWLGQGFTPEVYSQCKHLLMILLPTMVLFPLWMIGSAALQAKGMYVRSAFTPVVFNSIYLGAIACLFVQHVSPDRGAIVVAVGIFIGVCSMVMLVWLGLHRKGDDQVRWYRYDKNIWQLAFCIQDDFIRVLRTFVPYLMILLSTQLVLAVERNIASKMESGTIAGLNYAFRLAQFPNWVFVAALTTVLLPSISKAVGENNLKLASAAMNSAVKMTLIITVPVTVIFFLGRIPLISLLFQHGSFDQHSVQITSNILAGYSLAIVSQALSAVGMRYFMAVERMIAPTIISFIALLVNVVCDQLLTFHIGAAGLGYGAACGALVNASGIMLFAYRDLRKYMKVGAEYEPLPNRHSFF
- a CDS encoding HD-GYP domain-containing protein, whose amino-acid sequence is MSQMRAKKRHVEQLEHVTRLLRHVKTSTELESNLNIILEIYSTIVDAHGYSFYILDNKQNKYLLKAVRQRHGDKDQVAPSYSGLASYEKEVYQPPLSLSPNATRQGIDLIKEGEVPLLLIPIRGERGLIRIGPISRLPKAIRSKLEFVTDLLPQMLESLIETDVLKMKTDVVVTSEHALRSISSMALDSESIIQKTLGMFASALGIPDCFLLIQQTGGFQVPALIGWSFEMQQTIIHDKELCSQLWMALDNREAAVIHKGDTPHSKLALLLQDRSAKMLLISKFIEGGREGLIVCRVHDQDGSGLSDEQMMISLRTLSKQIAKLLQTQNNIKPMTTSYVELLKLLSRTIDNLSPYTVGYSELMSRYSIVIAQEMGLSPREKQDISLAAYLSNIGVLGLSEEIYLKEGKFSEIEYEKMKLHAEVGADIIEMLIGNKTVASYIRYHHERMDGNGYPAGLRGQQIPLGARIIAVVQVFLAKMNSRKYRTALPFDKALELLKSSTGSQLDPAVVDAFDRWLQRKRNSLRNVNHSLGPCWEMCCTPSEICATCPAFQQTEKNCWEVNQNNCQAHGKSCETCFVYTEAISRR
- a CDS encoding DUF2304 domain-containing protein gives rise to the protein MKKKISEWNVITWLSGAVAILIVSANPELVDWLASRLGVSYPPSLLFLFSTLILLLVVLYQSIQISVLQNKLKQIAQHIAIQQHLDTKPHLAEIPVAKNEEH
- a CDS encoding late competence development ComFB family protein, whose protein sequence is MKVVNVMEELVLQTLEEQWGHIEMPCKCDICKRDVYALTLNSLPPRYASKELGLAFIKAEFFNKQSLTNILCEITRATTLVAKHPSPHNIPRGS